The Serratia rhizosphaerae genome has a segment encoding these proteins:
- a CDS encoding MFS transporter, whose translation MNYRVRVASVYLLGFFIDLVNMFIANVAYPDIGRQLDAPVSQLAWVSNGYILGLTLVIPLSSWLAKRMGSKRLLMLSLGVFIIGTCGVAAAGNIGQLIAWRVLQGLGGGLLIPVGQTMTYALYRSHERARLSAVVMLVALMAPALSPAIGGALVDNVSWRWVFLASLPLAFAALILAACWLKPDAEAGAAERLDFSGLISGCLALSLILLGLTNMGESGRLGVGAMLLLAGLALMGGYVRASLRKTQPLLNLRLMQEPMLRTAMLIYQLIPGIFTGVSLVAMLYLQNQLGMHATLVGVMMLPWAIAAFAAISLTGKTFNQLGPRPLFIIGCLVQGSGIGLLSLIGSGDDVVLAASAYALMGFGGSLCSSTAQSSAFIQVDDTELADASALWNINRQLSFCFGVTLISLLLNVLLNMTGMPAARAYHLCFVLAAVSTVIPVLLCLRIANRSVILMLNQEK comes from the coding sequence ATGAATTACCGGGTGCGTGTCGCCAGCGTCTATCTGCTGGGATTTTTTATCGATCTGGTCAACATGTTTATCGCCAACGTTGCCTATCCGGATATCGGTCGGCAGCTTGATGCGCCGGTCAGTCAGCTGGCGTGGGTGAGCAACGGCTATATTCTGGGACTGACGCTGGTTATTCCCCTGAGCAGCTGGCTGGCAAAACGGATGGGATCAAAGCGCCTGTTGATGCTCTCGCTGGGGGTTTTCATTATCGGCACCTGCGGCGTAGCCGCCGCCGGCAATATTGGACAGCTGATAGCCTGGCGCGTGCTGCAGGGGCTGGGCGGGGGGCTGCTGATCCCGGTCGGCCAGACCATGACCTACGCCCTGTACCGCAGCCATGAGCGGGCCAGGCTCTCTGCCGTCGTGATGCTGGTGGCGCTGATGGCGCCGGCGCTCTCTCCGGCTATCGGCGGGGCGCTGGTCGACAACGTTAGCTGGCGCTGGGTATTTTTGGCCAGCCTGCCCCTGGCGTTCGCCGCATTGATCCTCGCCGCCTGCTGGCTGAAGCCCGACGCCGAGGCCGGCGCGGCCGAACGGCTGGACTTCAGCGGCCTTATCTCGGGTTGCCTGGCGCTGAGCCTGATCCTGTTAGGGCTGACCAACATGGGGGAGTCTGGCCGTCTGGGCGTGGGGGCGATGCTACTGCTTGCCGGTCTGGCGCTGATGGGCGGTTATGTGCGCGCTTCATTACGCAAAACGCAGCCGCTGCTTAACCTGCGCCTGATGCAGGAGCCGATGCTGCGAACCGCGATGCTGATTTATCAGCTGATTCCCGGCATTTTTACCGGCGTCAGCCTGGTTGCGATGCTGTATCTGCAAAATCAGCTGGGTATGCACGCCACGCTGGTGGGGGTGATGATGCTCCCGTGGGCGATCGCCGCGTTTGCCGCTATCTCCCTTACGGGCAAAACGTTTAATCAGCTTGGGCCGCGTCCGCTGTTTATCATCGGCTGTCTGGTGCAGGGGAGCGGTATCGGCTTACTGTCGCTGATTGGCAGCGGCGATGACGTGGTGCTGGCGGCCTCCGCCTACGCGTTGATGGGGTTTGGCGGCAGCCTGTGCAGCAGCACCGCGCAGAGTTCGGCGTTTATTCAGGTAGACGATACTGAACTGGCGGATGCCAGCGCGCTGTGGAACATTAACCGCCAGCTCAGCTTCTGTTTCGGCGTCACGCTAATCAGCTTATTGCTTAACGTATTACTCAATATGACCGGTATGCCGGCAGCGCGGGCTTACCACCTATGTTTTGTCCTGGCGGCGGTCAGCACCGTCATCCCCGTTCTGCTCTGCCTGCGGATCGCCAATCGCAGCGTTATTCTTATGCTTAATCAGGAGAAATGA
- a CDS encoding DUF4440 domain-containing protein, with amino-acid sequence MNRYFQEVLDAHTLIRRWLGDGDSPVAMCDDLLARFSLDYSMVTPGGALLDFPSLTTFFRAQCGARPGLEIEIDNMQLIAESAAGATVTYQERQQLPGQEATLRFSTVVFELGADNRVVWRHLHETMLPL; translated from the coding sequence ATGAACCGTTATTTTCAGGAAGTTTTAGATGCCCATACGCTGATTCGCCGCTGGCTTGGCGATGGCGACAGTCCGGTGGCCATGTGTGACGATTTATTGGCGCGTTTCAGCCTGGATTATTCGATGGTGACGCCGGGCGGCGCACTGCTTGATTTCCCCTCGCTGACTACATTTTTCCGCGCCCAGTGCGGCGCGCGGCCGGGGCTGGAGATTGAAATTGACAACATGCAGCTGATTGCAGAGAGCGCCGCCGGGGCGACCGTGACCTATCAGGAGCGGCAGCAACTGCCGGGCCAGGAGGCGACGCTGCGCTTTTCGACCGTGGTGTTTGAATTGGGGGCGGATAATCGGGTGGTATGGCGCCATCTGCATGAAACCATGCTTCCCCTGTAA
- the kynA gene encoding tryptophan 2,3-dioxygenase, protein MNQREIESTVVTDFSKRMSYGDYLCLDQLLDCQHPLSNPQHHDEMLFVVQHQTSELWMKLMLHELQGARQLVQQDKLSHCFKILARVKQIQRLLFEQWAVLETLTPSEYVEFRNVLGNSSGFQSHQYRSIEFLLGNKNAAMLEVFRNDEGKYAALKAILDAPSLYDEFLLYLARKGLPVPQACVERDWTQPYQRNPDLLPVFKIIYDNPQTYWEAYEMAEKLVDIEESFHLWRFRHMKTVERIIGFKSGTGGSSGVSFLKRALELTFFPELLDVRTEIGN, encoded by the coding sequence ATGAATCAACGGGAAATAGAGAGCACGGTTGTTACCGATTTTTCCAAGCGTATGAGCTACGGCGACTATCTGTGCCTGGACCAGCTGCTGGACTGCCAGCACCCGCTGTCCAACCCGCAGCACCATGATGAAATGCTGTTTGTGGTGCAGCATCAGACCTCCGAACTGTGGATGAAGCTGATGCTGCACGAGCTGCAGGGCGCGCGCCAGCTGGTACAACAGGATAAACTCAGCCACTGCTTCAAGATCCTGGCGCGGGTGAAGCAGATCCAGCGTCTGCTGTTCGAACAGTGGGCGGTGCTGGAAACCTTAACCCCGTCGGAGTACGTCGAGTTTCGCAATGTGCTGGGCAATTCGTCCGGTTTTCAGTCGCATCAGTACCGTTCGATTGAGTTTTTGCTGGGGAATAAGAATGCGGCGATGCTGGAGGTGTTCCGCAACGACGAGGGGAAATACGCCGCGTTGAAAGCGATTTTGGACGCGCCGAGCCTGTACGATGAGTTTCTGCTGTACCTGGCGCGCAAAGGGCTGCCGGTGCCGCAGGCCTGCGTGGAGCGGGACTGGACGCAGCCTTACCAGCGCAACCCCGATTTATTGCCGGTGTTTAAAATCATTTATGACAATCCGCAGACTTACTGGGAAGCCTATGAAATGGCGGAGAAGCTGGTGGATATTGAGGAGAGTTTCCACCTGTGGCGCTTCCGGCATATGAAAACGGTGGAGAGGATTATCGGCTTTAAGAGCGGCACCGGCGGCTCCAGCGGCGTCAGTTTCCTCAAAAGGGCGCTGGAGCTGACCTTCTTCCCGGAGTTGCTGGATGTGCGCACCGAGATCGGCAACTGA
- a CDS encoding DUF6508 domain-containing protein codes for MTSIPPLSKEDIDAVLDSAAGVTPPPGAQWRFDDVPHEPLLRHIQALSHSRFIFVYDWTNEFSRGGDPRFTCRRTLAQADLTLLRKLMTAHLRMDRFCENHLASLIICGYWQACLDRLQELRRAM; via the coding sequence ATGACCTCCATCCCCCCACTGAGTAAAGAAGACATCGACGCCGTGCTGGACAGCGCTGCGGGCGTTACGCCGCCGCCGGGCGCCCAATGGCGATTTGACGATGTACCTCATGAGCCTCTGCTGCGCCATATTCAGGCCCTGAGCCACAGCCGGTTTATCTTTGTCTACGACTGGACGAATGAGTTTTCCCGCGGGGGCGATCCGCGTTTCACCTGCCGGCGCACGCTGGCGCAGGCCGACCTGACGCTGCTGCGCAAACTGATGACCGCCCATCTCCGCATGGATCGCTTCTGCGAAAATCACCTTGCCAGCCTTATCATCTGCGGATACTGGCAGGCCTGTCTGGATCGCCTGCAGGAATTGCGCCGGGCAATGTAA
- a CDS encoding DUF6707 family protein: MNVKNILISLSSHNEKLKKMIINLPTNSTKTEKKTLETLTKVAFFAYTNDDIDTSMEICDELSKIKFNNDYEYWTWIEYSLALRAELAIKKQLVSKKQESIKKIKEALNSGEGLHKKIRLNVHDRFMSGEGVTLDEIEKNITPPIELSYRLIHLMKLIKIKVLGGSSLFTAEKLTLEVKNNLDRMRELLTDDEDILKSSLKI, from the coding sequence ATGAACGTGAAAAACATCCTAATAAGTTTATCATCACATAATGAAAAACTAAAAAAAATGATAATTAACCTCCCCACAAACAGTACTAAAACAGAAAAAAAGACGCTAGAAACACTGACAAAAGTGGCTTTTTTCGCATATACAAACGACGATATAGATACCTCCATGGAGATATGTGATGAACTATCAAAAATAAAATTCAATAATGATTACGAGTATTGGACCTGGATAGAGTACTCTTTAGCGTTAAGAGCTGAGCTAGCAATTAAAAAACAATTAGTAAGCAAAAAGCAAGAGTCCATAAAAAAAATAAAAGAAGCTTTAAACTCTGGTGAGGGTCTACATAAGAAAATAAGATTAAATGTTCACGACAGATTTATGAGCGGTGAAGGTGTAACGCTTGATGAAATAGAAAAAAACATTACCCCGCCTATTGAGCTTAGTTATCGACTAATTCACTTAATGAAGCTAATTAAAATAAAAGTACTTGGCGGATCCTCTTTGTTTACAGCCGAAAAACTAACACTTGAAGTAAAAAACAACTTAGATAGAATGAGAGAGCTATTAACAGATGATGAAGATATTCTGAAATCCTCACTCAAGATATAA
- a CDS encoding NucA/NucB deoxyribonuclease domain-containing protein, with protein sequence MALLSILCLRYPRKEYKQTFGHINDVINLKKQDIYTISLTSASTNRAESLKGFPTKKGYDRDEFPMAMFEEGGKGASIRYTDPSDNRGAGSSIANALKPFPDGSKVKITFE encoded by the coding sequence ATGGCATTACTCTCGATATTGTGCTTACGTTACCCTCGGAAAGAATATAAACAAACCTTTGGTCACATTAACGATGTCATTAATTTAAAAAAACAAGATATCTATACTATAAGTCTAACCTCAGCAAGCACCAATAGGGCTGAGTCACTAAAAGGGTTTCCAACAAAAAAAGGATATGATAGGGATGAATTCCCTATGGCTATGTTTGAAGAGGGAGGAAAAGGTGCTAGCATACGGTATACTGACCCTAGCGATAACCGCGGAGCAGGTTCCTCTATAGCAAATGCCTTGAAGCCATTCCCTGATGGCTCCAAGGTTAAAATAACATTTGAATAA